Proteins from a genomic interval of Thiohalobacter sp.:
- the tsaE gene encoding tRNA (adenosine(37)-N6)-threonylcarbamoyltransferase complex ATPase subunit type 1 TsaE, which produces MSERCLEIADDAAMRALGAALARALPPGGLVIHLQGDLGAGKTTLARGLLRALGVSGHVRSPTYTLVEPYEVPGRTLAHLDLYRLADPEELEWLGLRDLLADDAVLLVEWPERGEGFLPPADLLVAIEHNDDGRRLRLRAGSPAGERLLARLEV; this is translated from the coding sequence ATGAGCGAGCGCTGCCTGGAGATCGCCGACGACGCGGCCATGCGCGCGCTCGGCGCGGCGCTGGCCCGGGCTCTGCCCCCCGGCGGCCTGGTGATCCATCTGCAGGGGGATCTCGGCGCCGGCAAGACCACGCTGGCGCGCGGCCTGTTGCGGGCGCTGGGTGTCAGCGGCCATGTGCGCAGCCCGACCTACACCCTGGTGGAGCCCTATGAAGTTCCCGGCCGGACGCTCGCTCACCTCGACCTGTACCGGCTGGCGGATCCCGAGGAACTGGAGTGGCTGGGGCTGCGTGATCTGCTGGCCGATGACGCGGTGCTGCTCGTCGAGTGGCCGGAGCGCGGCGAGGGCTTTCTGCCTCCGGCCGATCTGCTGGTCGCCATCGAGCACAACGACGACGGTCGTCGGCTGCGTTTGCGGGCCGGTTCTCCGGCTGGCGAACGCCTGCTGGCGCGTCTCGAGGTCTGA
- a CDS encoding N-acetylmuramoyl-L-alanine amidase, which produces MGIWRQIAGVLLLGWALIVGATEVREVRVGGDADATRVVLELDAPAEHRIFTLSAPDRVVVDLPAARFSASLDELNLDQGLVRALRKGVRNGRDLRIVLDLRAPAKPRSFLLPAADGKGPRLVIDLGEKKTETAAVPRVVKDAAEVTARPRDLIIAIDAGHGGKDPGARGRHGTREKDVVLAIARKLARLIEREPGMKPVLIRDGDYFLRLRERIRRAHDHRADLFISIHADAFNDTRVHGSSVYVLSRRGASSEMARLLARHENTADLVGGVSLDDKDDLLKTVLLDLSQSASIEASTEVADKVLRELRRVGKVHKRSVQKAGFVVLKSPDIPSILVETAFISNPREERKLRDPRHQERMARAILAGVRGYFEQNPPPGTLIAARVREQRHVIRPGDTLSGIARRYDVSLRELKVANGLDSDRLRVGDVLRIPRGS; this is translated from the coding sequence ATGGGGATCTGGCGACAGATTGCGGGCGTGCTGCTGCTGGGCTGGGCGCTGATCGTCGGTGCCACGGAGGTTCGCGAGGTACGGGTGGGCGGTGACGCCGACGCCACCCGGGTGGTGCTGGAACTCGACGCCCCGGCGGAACATCGCATCTTCACCCTGTCCGCGCCGGACCGGGTGGTGGTGGATCTCCCCGCCGCCCGTTTCTCCGCTTCGCTCGATGAGTTGAATCTGGATCAGGGCCTGGTACGGGCCCTGCGCAAGGGCGTGCGCAACGGCCGCGACCTGCGCATCGTGCTCGATCTGCGGGCGCCGGCCAAGCCGCGCAGCTTTCTGCTCCCGGCCGCGGACGGCAAGGGTCCCCGTCTGGTCATCGATCTCGGTGAGAAGAAGACCGAAACCGCGGCGGTGCCGCGGGTGGTCAAGGACGCGGCCGAGGTCACTGCCCGGCCCCGCGATCTGATTATCGCCATCGATGCCGGCCACGGCGGCAAGGATCCCGGCGCGCGCGGTCGCCACGGGACCCGGGAAAAGGACGTGGTGCTGGCCATCGCCCGCAAGCTCGCCCGCCTGATCGAGCGCGAGCCCGGCATGAAGCCGGTGCTGATCCGCGATGGTGACTACTTCCTGCGTCTGCGTGAGCGTATCCGCCGCGCCCACGATCATCGTGCCGACCTGTTCATCTCCATCCATGCGGATGCCTTCAACGATACCCGCGTGCATGGCTCCTCGGTTTATGTACTGTCGCGTCGCGGTGCCAGTTCGGAAATGGCGCGGCTGCTGGCGCGTCACGAGAATACGGCCGACCTGGTCGGTGGCGTCAGTCTCGACGACAAGGATGACCTGCTGAAGACGGTACTGCTCGATCTGTCGCAATCGGCCAGTATCGAGGCCAGCACCGAAGTCGCCGACAAGGTGCTGCGCGAACTCAGGCGGGTGGGCAAGGTACACAAGCGCTCGGTGCAGAAGGCCGGCTTCGTGGTCCTCAAGTCACCGGACATTCCGTCCATCCTGGTGGAAACCGCCTTCATATCCAACCCGCGCGAGGAGCGCAAGCTGCGCGACCCCAGGCATCAGGAGCGTATGGCGCGCGCGATACTCGCCGGTGTTCGCGGCTATTTCGAGCAGAACCCGCCGCCCGGCACCCTGATCGCCGCGCGGGTGCGGGAACAGCGCCACGTCATTCGACCCGGTGATACCCTGTCGGGGATCGCGCGCCGCTACGACGTGTCCCTGCGCGAGCTGAAGGTCGCCAACGGGCTGGACTCCGACCGCCTGCGGGTCGGCGACGTGTTGCGCATTCCGCGCGGCAGCTGA
- the mutL gene encoding DNA mismatch repair endonuclease MutL, whose amino-acid sequence MPIRLLPPQLVNQIAAGEVVERPASVLKELLENSLDAGARSLAIDIEQGGRRLIRVRDDGLGIPREELTLALSRHATSKIADLDDLERVVSLGFRGEALPSIASVSRLLLASRTPDADSGWQVRGDGSDRFEAPEPVAHPVGTTVEVRDLFFNTPARRKFLRTDATEFRHVEDVVRRIALSRPGVAIELNHNRRTLWRLRAAGDRLAQEQRLAKLCGEPFVAECRYLERESGGFRLHGWIGLPTFSRSQADLQYFFVNGRAIRDKVIAHAVRQAYQDVLYHGRHPAFVLFLDMDPAEVDVNVHPTKHEVRFRDSRTVHGFISHTLGEVIAAERPAMVNRAPVPAGLSSGQGGAAGVVPAVPAPAPRQQPMPLAVREQVAAYAALHPPVPEPAAEVAPAGAEAAETVPPLGYAIAQLHGVYILAQNAEGLVMVDMHAAHERITYERLKQGLEGDGIRAQPLLVPLTLAVSEREADLAEAHPEVFSELGFEVDRSGPEQVRVRQVPALLVEADVAQLVRDVLADLAEHGMSGRLREAANAVLSTMACHGSVRANRELTLPEMNALLREMEGTERSGQCNHGRPTWVAWSLAELDQWFLRGR is encoded by the coding sequence ATGCCCATTCGCCTGCTGCCGCCGCAGCTCGTCAACCAGATCGCCGCCGGCGAGGTGGTCGAGCGACCCGCCTCGGTCCTCAAGGAACTGCTGGAAAACAGCCTGGATGCCGGCGCGCGCAGCCTTGCGATCGACATCGAGCAGGGCGGACGGCGGCTGATCCGGGTGCGCGACGACGGCCTGGGCATCCCGCGCGAGGAGCTGACCCTGGCGCTGTCGCGGCATGCCACCAGCAAGATCGCCGATCTCGACGACCTGGAGCGGGTCGTCAGTCTGGGCTTTCGCGGCGAGGCCCTGCCCAGCATTGCCTCCGTGAGCCGGCTGCTGCTGGCCTCGCGCACGCCCGACGCCGACAGTGGCTGGCAGGTGCGCGGTGATGGCAGCGACCGCTTCGAGGCGCCGGAACCCGTGGCCCATCCCGTGGGCACCACGGTCGAGGTCCGCGACCTTTTCTTCAATACCCCCGCCCGACGCAAGTTCCTGCGCACCGATGCCACCGAGTTTCGCCATGTCGAGGACGTGGTGCGGCGTATCGCACTCAGCCGTCCCGGTGTCGCCATCGAGTTGAACCACAATCGCCGTACCCTGTGGCGGCTGCGGGCGGCCGGCGACCGGCTGGCGCAGGAACAGCGGCTGGCGAAGCTCTGCGGCGAGCCCTTCGTGGCCGAGTGCCGGTATCTGGAGCGCGAGAGCGGCGGGTTTCGCCTGCACGGCTGGATCGGACTGCCGACCTTCTCCCGCAGCCAGGCCGACCTGCAGTACTTCTTCGTCAACGGCCGCGCCATTCGCGACAAGGTGATCGCCCATGCGGTGCGTCAGGCCTACCAGGACGTGCTCTATCACGGCCGCCATCCGGCCTTTGTACTGTTCCTGGATATGGATCCGGCCGAGGTGGACGTGAACGTGCATCCGACCAAGCACGAGGTGCGCTTCCGCGACAGCCGCACCGTGCACGGCTTCATCAGTCACACCCTGGGCGAGGTTATCGCCGCCGAGCGGCCGGCTATGGTCAACCGCGCCCCGGTGCCGGCCGGCCTGTCGTCCGGGCAGGGCGGGGCGGCCGGCGTCGTGCCGGCTGTACCCGCACCGGCGCCGCGGCAGCAGCCCATGCCGCTGGCGGTGCGGGAACAGGTGGCGGCCTACGCGGCCCTGCACCCGCCGGTACCGGAGCCGGCGGCCGAGGTCGCCCCGGCCGGGGCGGAGGCGGCGGAGACGGTACCGCCCCTCGGCTATGCCATTGCCCAGTTGCACGGTGTCTACATACTGGCCCAGAACGCCGAGGGCCTGGTGATGGTGGACATGCACGCGGCGCACGAGCGCATCACCTACGAGCGGCTCAAGCAGGGCCTGGAGGGCGATGGCATCCGTGCCCAGCCTCTGCTGGTGCCGCTGACGCTGGCGGTGAGTGAACGCGAGGCCGATCTCGCCGAGGCGCATCCCGAGGTGTTTTCGGAGTTGGGCTTCGAGGTCGACCGCAGCGGTCCGGAGCAGGTCCGGGTGCGCCAGGTGCCGGCGCTGCTGGTCGAGGCGGACGTGGCGCAACTGGTGCGCGACGTGCTCGCCGATCTGGCCGAGCACGGGATGAGCGGGCGCCTGCGCGAGGCCGCAAACGCGGTGCTCTCCACCATGGCCTGTCACGGCTCGGTGCGCGCCAACCGCGAACTGACGCTGCCGGAGATGAACGCGCTGTTGCGCGAGATGGAAGGCACCGAACGCAGCGGTCAGTGCAATCATGGCCGGCCCACCTGGGTCGCCTGGTCACTGGCGGAACTGGACCAGTGGTTCCTGCGCGGCCGGTGA
- the miaA gene encoding tRNA (adenosine(37)-N6)-dimethylallyltransferase MiaA produces the protein MGPTASGKTELAVALVERLPFEIISVDSAMVYRHMDIGTAKPDAAVLARAPHRLIDILDPAETYSAARFRADCLAEMERIRARGRLPLLVGGTGLYFRALAEGLADLPGADPELRAELAERLAQDGSAGLHAELARVDPESAARIHPNDPQRLQRALEVYRLTGEPLSAWHARQAEVAVPLRRLVLAPPREVLGARIEQRFDAMLAAGFVDEVGALRARGDLHPELPSMRAVGYRQAWQFLDGELDEAAFRERAIAATRQYAKRQLTWFRREPAAHWVDPLNEDPLAAARAFFEVAAPAVQ, from the coding sequence ATGGGCCCCACCGCCTCGGGCAAGACCGAGCTGGCGGTGGCGCTGGTAGAGCGCCTGCCGTTCGAGATCATCAGCGTCGACTCGGCGATGGTCTACCGCCACATGGACATAGGGACGGCCAAGCCCGATGCCGCCGTCCTCGCCCGCGCGCCGCACCGGCTGATCGACATCCTGGATCCCGCTGAAACCTACTCCGCCGCCCGTTTCCGGGCGGACTGCCTGGCGGAAATGGAACGGATCCGGGCCCGGGGGCGTCTACCGCTGCTGGTGGGCGGCACCGGGCTCTATTTCCGGGCGCTGGCCGAGGGTCTGGCCGATCTGCCCGGGGCCGATCCCGAGCTGCGGGCGGAACTGGCCGAACGGCTGGCGCAGGACGGTTCCGCCGGACTGCACGCCGAGCTGGCGCGGGTCGATCCCGAGTCCGCGGCGCGCATCCATCCCAACGATCCGCAGCGGCTGCAGCGGGCGCTGGAGGTGTACCGGCTCACCGGCGAGCCGCTGAGTGCCTGGCATGCCCGGCAGGCGGAGGTGGCCGTGCCGCTGCGGCGGCTGGTGCTGGCGCCGCCGCGCGAGGTGCTGGGCGCGCGCATCGAGCAGCGCTTCGATGCCATGCTGGCGGCCGGATTCGTCGACGAGGTGGGGGCGTTGCGGGCGCGCGGTGACCTTCATCCGGAACTGCCGTCGATGCGCGCGGTCGGATACCGGCAGGCGTGGCAGTTTCTCGACGGCGAGCTGGACGAGGCCGCGTTCCGGGAGCGGGCCATCGCGGCGACCCGGCAGTATGCCAAGCGGCAGCTCACCTGGTTTCGTCGCGAGCCCGCGGCGCACTGGGTCGACCCGCTGAACGAGGATCCGCTGGCCGCGGCAAGGGCCTTTTTCGAGGTCGCCGCCCCGGCTGTACAGTGA
- the hfq gene encoding RNA chaperone Hfq translates to MARGQSLQEPFLNTLRKERVPVSIYLVNGIKLQGQIESFDQFVVLLKNSVSQMVYKHAISTVVPARNVRLSHGHDNGDGPEPGNR, encoded by the coding sequence ATGGCGCGTGGGCAATCCTTGCAGGAACCCTTTCTCAATACGCTGCGCAAGGAGCGTGTTCCGGTTTCGATCTACCTGGTCAACGGCATCAAGTTGCAGGGCCAGATCGAATCCTTCGATCAGTTCGTGGTCCTGCTCAAGAACAGCGTCAGCCAGATGGTATACAAGCACGCGATTTCCACCGTGGTGCCGGCGCGCAACGTGCGCCTGTCGCACGGTCACGACAATGGTGACGGACCTGAACCCGGCAACCGCTGA
- the hflX gene encoding ribosome rescue GTPase HflX, with the protein MFERPRSGERALLVHVNLPHGQDQEDLQEFAELAASAGARVLGSVVATRRAPDPRYFVGAGKAEEIRAQAEALGAELVLFNHELSPSQERNLERLFRCRVLDRTGLILDIFAQRARSHEGKLQVELAQLRHLSTRLVRGWTHLERQKGGIGLRGPGETQLETDRRLLGQRIRQLNLRLDKVQRQRAQGRRARTRAELPTVSLVGYTNAGKSTLFNRLTEAEVYAADQLFATLDPTLRRLELPGAGPLVLADTVGFIRHLPHDLVAAFRSTLEETRSADLLLHLVDASDSAHRERIGQVNQVLADIDAGEVPQLVVYNKIDRLGAEPRLERDEQGRPWRVWLSARSGDGLDLLASAIAERLGGQFIDGWVTLAPAQGRLRAQLYASGFVMEERAAEDGGSHLHLRFPAAEYARLQGTTDGVLADLAPDPGAGMVAAAAPAQ; encoded by the coding sequence TTGTTTGAGCGTCCCCGCAGCGGTGAGCGGGCGTTGCTCGTTCACGTCAACCTTCCGCACGGGCAGGATCAGGAAGACCTCCAGGAGTTCGCCGAGCTGGCCGCATCGGCCGGAGCGCGCGTGCTCGGCTCGGTGGTTGCCACCCGGCGGGCACCCGACCCCCGCTACTTTGTGGGTGCCGGCAAGGCGGAGGAGATCCGCGCGCAGGCCGAGGCCCTTGGCGCCGAGCTGGTGCTGTTCAATCATGAACTGTCTCCGAGCCAGGAACGCAACCTGGAGCGGCTGTTCCGCTGCCGGGTGCTGGATCGTACCGGTCTGATCCTCGACATCTTCGCCCAGCGTGCCCGTTCCCACGAAGGCAAGCTGCAGGTGGAGCTGGCCCAGCTCAGGCACCTGTCCACCCGGCTGGTGCGCGGCTGGACCCACCTCGAGCGCCAGAAGGGCGGTATCGGCCTGCGCGGTCCCGGCGAGACCCAGCTCGAAACCGACCGCCGGCTGCTGGGCCAGCGCATCCGCCAGCTCAACCTGCGGCTGGACAAGGTGCAGCGCCAGCGGGCGCAGGGACGGCGCGCGCGGACCCGCGCCGAGTTGCCGACCGTGTCCCTGGTCGGCTATACCAATGCCGGCAAGTCGACCCTGTTCAATCGTCTCACCGAGGCCGAGGTCTACGCCGCCGATCAGCTTTTTGCGACCCTGGATCCCACCCTGCGCCGGCTGGAATTGCCGGGCGCCGGCCCCCTGGTGCTGGCCGATACCGTAGGGTTTATCCGTCACCTGCCGCACGATCTTGTGGCCGCCTTCCGCTCCACGCTGGAGGAGACGCGCAGCGCGGACCTGCTCCTGCACCTGGTCGATGCCAGCGATTCGGCGCACCGGGAACGGATCGGGCAGGTCAACCAGGTGCTGGCCGATATCGACGCCGGCGAAGTGCCGCAACTGGTCGTCTACAACAAGATCGACCGGCTGGGCGCGGAGCCGCGCCTGGAACGCGACGAGCAGGGTCGGCCCTGGCGGGTCTGGCTGTCGGCACGCAGCGGCGATGGCCTTGATCTGCTGGCGTCGGCGATTGCCGAGCGACTGGGTGGGCAGTTCATCGACGGCTGGGTAACCCTGGCGCCCGCGCAGGGCCGCCTGCGCGCGCAGCTCTATGCCAGCGGCTTCGTCATGGAGGAGCGTGCCGCCGAGGACGGCGGCAGCCACCTGCACCTACGCTTCCCGGCGGCCGAGTATGCGCGTCTGCAGGGCACGACCGATGGCGTACTGGCCGATCTGGCGCCCGACCCCGGGGCCGGCATGGTTGCGGCGGCTGCGCCGGCCCAATAG